One segment of Triticum aestivum cultivar Chinese Spring chromosome 2A, IWGSC CS RefSeq v2.1, whole genome shotgun sequence DNA contains the following:
- the LOC123184719 gene encoding transcription factor WRKY19-like has protein sequence MASCGGAGDDGGRSPPAVVYDDLVEVREHAATLQTMLQGSPRVLDMDARELVKGMMAKLSSAMSVFGSTSGGVEASSGRKKRSATASGPHRRSTSRRRSKSPFISMVTARTLNDGKTWRKYGQKYIHASTNPRSYYRCSHKPDQGCQATRQVQESESNPSEYIISYYGQHTCKDPSTFRSLFIQGAADAAPPADCSNLISFTSINGAAASTSTSAFAHCVVKEAVDLHPMLSSRFSNYSSSPPVQEGVSSGSPSPAGHGKFMQYAGGQLVDVIDQRTSPLTVGSAPAEYWPVAGDAGAGMDSFPSSPSPSSLGFMSGSLGGSFGNSIYDDDLFGFDS, from the exons ATGGCATCTTGTGGCGGCGCGGGCGATGACGGCGGCCGCTCACCCCCGGCGGTGGTCTACGACGACCTGGTGGAGGTGCGCGAGCACGCGGCGACGCTGCAGACCATGCTGCAGGGGTCGCCAAGAGTGTTGGACATGGACGCGAGGGAGCTCGTGAAGGGGATGATGGCCAAGCTGTCCAGCGCTATGTCGGTGTTTGGCTCCACCAGCGGCGGTGTGGAGGCGTCTTCTGGGAGGAAGAAGAGATCAGCCACGGCGTCCGGGCCGCACCGCCGGAGCACCTCCAGGAGAAG GTCGAAGAGCCCTTTCATCAGCATGGTCACTGCTAGGACGCTCAACGATGGCAAGACATGGAGGAAGTACGGCCAAAAATATATTCATGCCTCTACTAACCCGAG GAGCTACTACAGGTGCTCTCATAAGCCAGACCAAGGCTGCCAGGCCACGAGGCAGGTCCAGGAATCCGAGTCCAACCCGTCGGAGTACATCATCAGCTACTACGGCCAGCACACCTGCAAGGACCCTTCCACGTTTCGATCACTCTTCATCCAAGGCGCCGCCGACGCTGCCCCGCCAGCAGACTGCTCAAATCTCATCAGCTTCACGTCGATCAACGGCGCGGCTGCGAGCACGAGCACGAGCGCTTTTGCTCATTGTGTCGTGAAAGAAGCGGTTGATCTTCATCCGATGCTTTCCTCCCGCTTCTCCAACtacagctcctcgccgccggtgcAGGAAGGTGTGTCCAGCGGCTCGCCGTCGCCGGCTGGCCACGGGAAGTTCATGCAGTACGCCGGCGGGCAGCTCGTCGACGTTATTGACCAAAGGACGTCGCCGTTGACCGTGGGATCAGCGCCGGCGGAGTACTGGCCGGTGGCGGGGGATGCTGGCGCGGGCATGGACAGCTTCCCTTCCTCGCCGTCGCCGAGCAGCCTTGGGTTCATGTCGGGCTCGTTAGGGGGCTCATTTGGCAATAGCATTTACGACGACGACCTGTTCGGCTTCGATTCCTGA